One Colius striatus isolate bColStr4 chromosome 8, bColStr4.1.hap1, whole genome shotgun sequence genomic region harbors:
- the BBIP1 gene encoding BBSome-interacting protein 1 has translation MPEGKAALREVLPKQGQLAVEDAPTMVLCKPKILPLKSVSLEKLEKLQRAALEAARPPEGAPPSRP, from the exons ATGCCGGAGGGGAAGGCCGCGCTCCGGGAGGTGCTGCCCAAACAAG GGCAACTAGCGGTGGAAGACGCTCCCACTATGGTGCTGTGCAAGCCCAAGATCCTGCCGCTCAAGTCCGTGTCTctggagaagctggaaaagcTGCAGCGGGCGGCGCTGGAGGCGGCGCGGCCGCCCGAGGGGGCACCGCCGTCCCGGCCCTAA